In a genomic window of Roseimicrobium gellanilyticum:
- a CDS encoding autotransporter-associated beta strand repeat-containing protein, protein MDFVRSLRFIASSSKRAAILILMIGLLSGGAFPVPALRAETFTWDETAASSTYNWNVNANWTGVVAGFPNAEGDVANVNIDIAGNQTIRLRQDITLGVLNLGDSNATTPSSINISNASGETFRLIFDNVDLLPAQLNTTGAGSPSNTIGALVELNSDLQVRLGGGDTLTMSGAITTNDNDITFSGGAAFVTGVTVNGNITGSGVITNNGAMSVSFGGTTPKSFTGTLVANRGIGGTNTGSFTLTNASMASASEFVINGWLTGLTQNGGSIHAGSGSPHAENPGQRLTTGTITMNGGSLRTVGQAAATTPADTPWRLGQELVTDNVSVLHFKSAYSQIGLSGATTTAGTRLNIATLQRSAGASAYITSGTLGGTARLTFANAASFLVGGGGAEGSTTMSIMPWMGAANINGSQQYASGFATHTATGVRALVDAEYANNYTSGPTTNVSLDNVTIAGATTINALRFTRFSASNITDNQTTGVGQTLTVTSGGVFFSNNGGTIGATGNVRAGTLNFGTAEGVVWANGTNTTPNTNTIGAVITGSNGMTKAGSGNLVLSGANTYTGNTYVGGGTLQVGIGGVGRTGAGDVIMNARGTTLAGTGTVQGSTTLTYGKLAPGDTAGSGVGTLTINGGLALTPLEDSQGPYVTVTELTILNGTTSDKVIVGQGLTLNAAARIVVTLDATYTATEGDTWDLLDWAGVLALNGFSTGENLRNGADDANTNLDLPTLGDGLQWSISNVSDGGSLRLTIQAVPEPSSALLLAVGLSALVLRRRRQ, encoded by the coding sequence ATGGATTTTGTCCGTTCTCTCCGTTTCATTGCATCTTCCTCCAAGCGCGCTGCCATTCTGATTTTGATGATTGGCTTGTTAAGCGGCGGGGCCTTTCCCGTGCCTGCGTTGCGCGCGGAGACCTTCACGTGGGACGAGACGGCGGCGAGTTCCACGTACAACTGGAACGTGAATGCCAACTGGACCGGTGTGGTCGCCGGTTTCCCCAATGCAGAGGGTGACGTGGCGAATGTGAACATCGACATAGCCGGGAACCAGACGATCCGCCTCCGTCAGGACATCACCCTGGGCGTGCTGAATCTGGGCGACAGCAATGCGACCACGCCCAGTTCCATCAACATCTCCAATGCCAGCGGGGAGACGTTCCGCCTGATTTTCGACAACGTCGACCTGCTGCCTGCGCAACTCAACACCACGGGCGCGGGCTCTCCTTCGAATACCATCGGCGCGCTGGTGGAACTGAACTCAGACCTGCAGGTCCGATTGGGTGGTGGCGATACGCTGACCATGAGCGGTGCCATCACCACGAATGACAACGACATTACCTTCAGCGGGGGAGCGGCTTTCGTCACGGGCGTGACGGTGAATGGGAACATCACGGGCAGCGGGGTGATCACGAACAACGGAGCCATGTCCGTGTCCTTCGGCGGCACCACTCCGAAGAGCTTCACCGGCACGCTGGTGGCGAATCGTGGCATCGGTGGCACAAATACCGGCAGCTTCACTCTGACCAATGCCTCGATGGCAAGTGCCTCGGAGTTTGTCATCAATGGATGGCTGACCGGCCTGACGCAGAATGGAGGCAGCATTCACGCGGGGAGTGGGAGTCCTCATGCGGAGAATCCAGGCCAGCGGCTCACCACCGGGACCATCACCATGAACGGTGGCTCGCTGCGCACGGTAGGACAGGCGGCGGCAACGACCCCGGCGGATACACCGTGGCGGCTCGGACAGGAACTGGTGACGGACAATGTGAGCGTGCTGCATTTCAAGAGTGCCTACAGCCAGATTGGCCTGTCGGGGGCGACCACGACAGCGGGCACACGATTGAATATAGCTACGCTGCAGCGCAGTGCGGGCGCCAGTGCCTACATCACCAGTGGCACTCTGGGAGGCACGGCTCGTCTCACGTTTGCCAATGCTGCGTCCTTCCTTGTCGGTGGAGGCGGTGCGGAAGGCAGCACGACCATGAGCATCATGCCATGGATGGGTGCTGCGAACATCAATGGTTCCCAGCAATACGCCTCGGGCTTTGCCACCCACACGGCGACGGGCGTGCGTGCGCTGGTGGATGCAGAGTATGCGAATAACTACACCTCCGGTCCCACGACCAATGTGAGCCTCGACAACGTGACCATTGCCGGAGCCACCACGATCAATGCGCTGCGTTTCACGAGATTCAGTGCCAGCAACATCACTGACAACCAGACCACAGGTGTGGGCCAGACGCTCACGGTCACGAGCGGTGGTGTCTTTTTCTCCAACAATGGTGGCACCATCGGCGCCACGGGAAACGTGCGCGCCGGTACATTGAACTTTGGCACCGCAGAAGGCGTGGTGTGGGCGAATGGGACGAACACCACACCGAACACAAACACCATCGGTGCGGTGATCACCGGAAGCAATGGCATGACCAAGGCAGGCAGCGGGAATCTCGTGCTCTCCGGAGCGAACACCTATACCGGAAACACGTATGTGGGCGGCGGTACGCTGCAGGTGGGCATTGGCGGTGTGGGCCGCACCGGGGCGGGAGATGTGATCATGAATGCGCGTGGCACCACGCTGGCGGGCACAGGCACGGTGCAGGGCTCGACTACTCTGACCTACGGGAAGCTGGCACCCGGAGACACCGCAGGCTCCGGTGTGGGTACGCTGACCATCAATGGCGGACTCGCACTCACCCCACTGGAGGATTCCCAAGGACCGTACGTGACGGTGACTGAACTCACGATTTTGAATGGCACCACCTCGGACAAAGTCATCGTCGGCCAAGGCCTCACGCTCAATGCTGCCGCACGCATTGTGGTGACCCTTGATGCAACCTATACGGCTACGGAAGGCGATACCTGGGACCTGCTGGATTGGGCGGGTGTGCTGGCCTTGAATGGATTCTCCACCGGGGAGAATCTTCGCAATGGTGCCGATGATGCGAATACGAATCTCGACCTGCCGACGCTGGGTGACGGACTGCAATGGTCCATCTCGAATGTGAGCGATGGAGGCTCTCTGCGGCTCACCATTCAAGCCGTGCCGGAGCCTTCGAGTGCCCTATTACTCGCAGTGGGATTGAGTGCGCTGGTGCTGCGGAGACGGAGGCAGTAG
- a CDS encoding S41 family peptidase, whose product MTPAPLRLVFLLTLSSGLTAVALLPAPAKAQEPPPAATSKPGDDPAYAQLELLTRAMEIIRQNYVDEKKVNYEMLVEGALEGMLRKLDPHCEYMGRSLFEEMQQEQRDTSEGVGITIALREGTLTIITVQENGPAAKAGVLPNDQIIRIGEVLTDSMSTMEAVQHLKGKAGEPIRITVRRPGTKQFLDFNLVRQALHESSVRDAMLLHDRLASPWKIGYARITEFTQNTPKDLGNELDKLEKAGMQAFVLDLRNNPGGLIDSAVGVCGEFLPPNTVVVTTEGRVASQNPPPYRTPSRTGKALRKYPLTVLINHGSASGSELVAGALQDLKRAIIVGTTSFGKGSVQTILPMKNGAAMRLTTAKYYTPAHRTIHENGVEPNIVSSLTSEEEGKIMQWRADTSSGEARGLDLAKLGDRQLERATDVLKGVLVYQQFEKPSSPAAPAPSPASAAPAPATGKPGETKPAPKAAPAPKPKPAQVPDKIPPPAPTATPAPSTPTPAPVPAPTPSSTPPKDEKKPTAPPSQS is encoded by the coding sequence ATGACCCCTGCCCCGCTGCGGCTCGTTTTTCTCCTCACGCTTTCCTCAGGCCTCACTGCCGTGGCCCTGCTGCCTGCTCCAGCCAAGGCGCAGGAGCCGCCGCCCGCCGCCACCAGCAAGCCCGGCGATGACCCGGCCTATGCCCAGCTCGAGCTGCTCACCCGGGCCATGGAAATCATCCGCCAGAACTATGTGGATGAGAAGAAGGTGAATTACGAAATGCTCGTGGAAGGCGCGCTGGAAGGCATGCTGCGCAAGCTGGACCCCCACTGCGAGTACATGGGCCGCTCCCTCTTCGAGGAGATGCAGCAGGAGCAGCGCGACACCTCGGAAGGCGTCGGCATCACCATCGCCCTGCGTGAGGGCACCCTCACCATCATCACGGTGCAAGAGAATGGACCCGCCGCGAAAGCCGGCGTGCTGCCCAATGACCAGATCATCCGCATCGGAGAAGTGCTCACGGACAGCATGAGCACCATGGAAGCGGTGCAGCATCTCAAGGGGAAAGCAGGCGAGCCCATCCGCATCACCGTGCGCCGCCCGGGCACGAAGCAGTTCCTCGATTTCAATCTGGTGCGCCAGGCGCTCCATGAGAGCTCCGTGCGGGATGCCATGCTGCTGCATGACCGCCTCGCCTCACCGTGGAAGATTGGCTACGCACGCATCACCGAGTTCACCCAGAACACGCCCAAGGACCTGGGCAATGAACTCGACAAGCTGGAGAAGGCTGGCATGCAGGCCTTCGTGCTCGACCTGCGCAACAATCCCGGCGGCCTCATCGACTCCGCGGTGGGTGTGTGTGGCGAATTCCTGCCGCCGAATACGGTCGTCGTGACTACTGAGGGCCGCGTGGCTTCGCAGAATCCCCCGCCCTACCGCACGCCTTCACGCACTGGCAAAGCATTGCGCAAGTACCCCCTCACGGTGCTCATCAACCACGGCAGTGCGAGCGGCTCTGAACTCGTGGCCGGTGCTCTGCAGGACCTGAAGCGCGCCATCATCGTGGGCACCACCAGCTTCGGAAAAGGCTCGGTGCAGACCATCCTGCCCATGAAGAACGGAGCGGCCATGCGCCTCACCACCGCGAAGTACTACACCCCCGCCCACCGCACCATCCACGAGAACGGGGTGGAGCCGAACATCGTCTCCTCCCTCACCAGCGAGGAGGAGGGCAAAATCATGCAATGGCGCGCAGACACCTCCTCCGGTGAAGCGCGTGGGCTGGACCTGGCCAAGCTCGGCGACCGCCAGCTCGAGCGCGCCACGGATGTACTGAAAGGGGTGCTGGTCTATCAGCAGTTTGAGAAGCCCTCCTCCCCTGCCGCTCCGGCGCCCTCCCCCGCAAGCGCTGCACCTGCCCCCGCCACTGGCAAACCAGGCGAGACCAAACCCGCTCCCAAAGCCGCACCTGCCCCGAAGCCGAAGCCTGCGCAAGTGCCCGACAAGATTCCACCACCCGCACCAACAGCGACACCTGCACCCTCAACGCCCACTCCCGCGCCTGTGCCTGCACCCACTCCTTCTTCCACACCTCCCAAGGACGAGAAGAAGCCGACGGCTCCGCCTTCCCAGAGCTGA
- the gmk gene encoding guanylate kinase codes for MSRQFPAKRLGVLMVVSGPSGSGKTTLCRKLADLGEVVYSISATTRAPRQGEAHGRDYYFFSEEEFLDNVQRGEFFEHARVHGNLYGTLKTYVKQNLERGIDVVMDIDVQGAAQVRACADELVQRCLVDVFIMPPTVEALRERLAGRGTESEEKLSLRLQNALTEIEHWHEYQYALVSDTRELDLDRFRGLLLAERMRVERLLD; via the coding sequence ATGTCCCGTCAATTCCCTGCCAAACGTCTCGGTGTGCTCATGGTGGTGTCCGGCCCTTCCGGCTCGGGCAAGACGACGCTTTGCCGCAAGCTCGCCGACCTCGGCGAGGTGGTGTACTCCATCTCCGCCACCACCCGCGCGCCACGCCAGGGGGAGGCCCACGGGCGGGACTACTACTTCTTCTCCGAGGAGGAGTTCCTGGACAATGTGCAGCGTGGCGAGTTCTTCGAGCACGCCCGGGTACACGGGAATCTCTACGGCACGCTGAAGACCTATGTGAAGCAGAACCTGGAGCGTGGCATCGACGTGGTGATGGACATCGACGTGCAAGGCGCCGCCCAGGTGCGCGCTTGTGCGGATGAGCTGGTGCAGCGCTGCCTGGTGGATGTCTTCATCATGCCGCCGACTGTGGAGGCCCTGCGCGAGCGTCTCGCCGGACGCGGCACGGAGAGCGAAGAGAAGCTCTCCCTCCGCCTGCAGAATGCGCTCACCGAAATCGAGCACTGGCACGAATACCAGTACGCCCTCGTGAGTGACACCCGCGAGCTGGACCTCGACCGCTTCCGTGGTCTGCTGCTGGCGGAGCGGATGCGGGTGGAGCGGTTGTTGGATTGA
- a CDS encoding PQQ-binding-like beta-propeller repeat protein, which translates to MIRSLLTSTALLALTTASSLHAEEWSRFRGPNGTGVGDAKNLPATFDDSNTAWSVKLGKGWSSPVLWKDKVIATVETDGGHRAVMCLSAVDGKTLWKHEEAFQSHQQHKFNSFASSSPFVDAERIYINWTSGDSVAALALDHSGKPLWRRENLSPYVHEHGSGCSAIVADGVMLIRSEFSLEKNGKSLATPEQVDWKPSLQGLDAATGKTLWKIDLPHTINPYSTPVVRDLPDGKKEFIVANTTSGVMGLDTKTGKINWQHNPGLRQRSVGSFVLANNLLFAAFGSGDGGKESALLKLGNGKAEEAGSIIKNIPYVPTPLLIGDRLYMLKDGGILTCLKWPSGEEVYSERVVGGSGGSTKYFASPVASDGKIFCCSQTGEVVVVKAGDQFEILAANKLDSPINATPAIGHGRIYVRTQDSLYAIGAKTPVLP; encoded by the coding sequence ATGATCCGGTCCCTGCTCACCTCCACCGCCCTGCTTGCTCTCACCACCGCGTCCTCGCTTCATGCTGAGGAATGGTCCCGCTTCCGTGGTCCCAACGGCACCGGTGTGGGTGATGCGAAAAACCTCCCCGCCACCTTCGACGACAGCAACACCGCCTGGTCGGTGAAGCTCGGCAAAGGCTGGTCCTCCCCCGTGCTGTGGAAGGACAAGGTCATCGCCACCGTGGAGACAGACGGCGGCCATCGTGCCGTGATGTGCCTCAGTGCCGTGGATGGCAAGACGCTGTGGAAACATGAGGAGGCCTTTCAGAGCCACCAGCAGCACAAGTTCAATTCCTTCGCTTCCAGCTCCCCCTTCGTCGATGCCGAGCGCATCTACATCAACTGGACCAGCGGCGACTCCGTGGCCGCCCTCGCTCTCGACCATAGCGGCAAACCTCTCTGGCGCCGTGAGAACCTCTCCCCATATGTCCATGAGCACGGCTCCGGCTGCTCCGCCATCGTGGCAGATGGCGTGATGCTCATCCGCTCCGAATTCTCCCTGGAGAAAAATGGCAAAAGCCTCGCCACTCCAGAGCAGGTGGACTGGAAGCCCAGCCTGCAGGGCCTTGATGCCGCCACCGGAAAGACCTTGTGGAAGATTGACCTGCCTCACACCATCAATCCCTACAGCACCCCCGTGGTGCGCGACCTGCCTGATGGGAAGAAGGAATTCATCGTGGCCAATACCACCAGTGGTGTGATGGGATTGGATACCAAGACCGGCAAGATCAACTGGCAGCACAATCCCGGCCTCCGCCAGCGCAGCGTCGGCTCCTTCGTCCTGGCCAACAACCTCCTCTTCGCAGCCTTCGGCTCGGGCGATGGCGGCAAGGAAAGCGCCCTGCTGAAGCTCGGCAATGGCAAGGCCGAAGAGGCCGGCTCCATCATCAAGAACATTCCGTATGTGCCGACTCCTCTGCTCATCGGCGACCGTCTCTACATGCTCAAGGACGGCGGCATCCTGACCTGCCTGAAGTGGCCCTCCGGTGAGGAAGTCTACAGCGAGCGCGTGGTCGGCGGCAGCGGCGGCAGCACCAAGTACTTCGCCAGCCCCGTGGCATCCGATGGAAAAATTTTCTGCTGCTCCCAGACCGGCGAAGTCGTTGTCGTGAAGGCCGGTGACCAGTTCGAAATCCTCGCTGCTAACAAACTCGACAGCCCCATCAACGCCACCCCCGCCATCGGCCACGGCCGCATCTACGTGCGCACGCAGGACTCGCTGTACGCCATCGGCGCAAAGACGCCGGTGCTGCCGTAG
- a CDS encoding LysR family transcriptional regulator, producing the protein MELRHLRYFIAVAEALSFSRAATRLRLSQPSLSTQIRDLETELHVKLLERDRSNVSLTDAGTVFLKEARSVLARAEKAVARAREAAAGITGELRIATVDLLTIKFLPGSLTRLHSSTPTAKVHVQERAPSEQLPLLQAGKIHVGFVPMHFARLAAGRGLGKVGIIHCPLAVMMSASNPLAKKPGLHLLELADSTFIHITMFGSDAQRMWTEEICESMGFVARIGTSATTVDNLMSLVSAGAGVMLIPIVAQRPETPGVVVVPLLDKGLDYELHMMYNQKFPSDLRDTFMEIVKEEVIKLGPEYSPLAEGAPSATARAKSNHKRGHNGHENGSGGGNENHARTSKARK; encoded by the coding sequence ATGGAATTGCGGCACCTCCGCTACTTCATCGCCGTGGCAGAAGCCTTGAGCTTCAGCAGGGCCGCCACGCGACTGCGCCTGTCCCAGCCCTCACTAAGCACCCAGATACGTGATCTGGAAACGGAACTTCACGTGAAACTTCTGGAACGTGACCGGAGCAATGTCTCCCTCACGGATGCCGGCACCGTCTTCCTGAAGGAAGCGCGCAGCGTGCTCGCCCGGGCGGAGAAAGCGGTGGCGCGTGCGCGTGAGGCCGCTGCCGGCATCACCGGAGAGCTGCGCATCGCCACCGTGGACCTGCTCACCATCAAGTTCCTCCCCGGCAGCCTCACCCGCCTCCATTCCTCCACGCCCACCGCCAAGGTGCATGTGCAGGAGCGTGCGCCTTCCGAGCAGCTTCCCCTTCTGCAGGCGGGCAAGATTCACGTCGGCTTCGTGCCCATGCACTTCGCGCGACTCGCGGCGGGACGCGGACTTGGCAAAGTCGGCATCATCCACTGCCCGCTCGCCGTCATGATGTCCGCCTCGAACCCGCTGGCGAAGAAACCCGGCCTGCATCTGCTGGAACTGGCGGACAGCACCTTCATTCACATCACCATGTTCGGCTCAGATGCGCAGCGCATGTGGACGGAGGAAATCTGCGAGTCGATGGGCTTCGTCGCCCGCATCGGCACCAGCGCCACCACGGTGGACAATCTCATGAGCCTGGTCTCTGCCGGCGCTGGAGTGATGCTCATACCCATCGTGGCCCAGCGCCCGGAGACACCCGGTGTCGTGGTCGTGCCCCTGCTGGACAAGGGCCTCGATTACGAGCTTCACATGATGTACAACCAGAAGTTCCCCTCAGACCTGCGGGATACCTTCATGGAAATCGTGAAGGAGGAAGTCATCAAGCTGGGACCGGAGTACTCGCCGCTGGCGGAAGGCGCACCCTCTGCCACCGCCAGGGCGAAGAGCAATCACAAGCGCGGCCACAACGGCCATGAGAACGGCAGTGGTGGTGGCAACGAGAATCACGCTCGCACCAGCAAGGCACGGAAGTGA
- a CDS encoding DUF2127 domain-containing protein, with protein sequence MPPTKGLSFIAAIEALKGALVLLAGCGLLTLIHHDVHAAAEALVHRFHLNPAHEIPKVFIQAAGTVNDSRIEFLAVCAAAYATVRFIEAYGLWKGRRWAEWFAAISSGIYIPLELSELTHGINWPKVTILVINVIVLAYMIYVLVQGKKSQQGTNI encoded by the coding sequence ATGCCCCCAACCAAAGGACTCAGCTTCATCGCCGCCATCGAGGCCCTCAAGGGCGCCCTCGTCCTACTGGCAGGCTGCGGTCTACTCACCCTGATACACCATGATGTGCATGCGGCTGCGGAAGCCCTCGTGCATCGCTTCCACCTCAACCCCGCGCACGAGATCCCCAAGGTCTTCATCCAGGCCGCCGGCACGGTGAACGATTCACGCATCGAGTTCCTGGCCGTCTGCGCCGCCGCTTATGCCACCGTGCGCTTCATCGAGGCTTACGGCCTCTGGAAAGGCCGCCGCTGGGCCGAATGGTTCGCCGCCATCAGCAGCGGCATCTACATTCCTCTCGAACTCTCCGAACTCACCCATGGCATCAACTGGCCCAAGGTGACCATCCTCGTGATCAATGTCATCGTTCTGGCGTACATGATCTATGTGCTGGTGCAGGGTAAGAAGAGTCAGCAAGGCACGAATATTTGA
- a CDS encoding cupin domain-containing protein yields MTPITGYRLITPEDLSWRPSNQMLIPNADYLERTGSQLLGARLWRYPAMSAGTWHKHICAEEFYFVLEGTGRIRIGEDTLTVPKYGAVLVGPEMLRQVFNDTETETLWLILGAPDNEFAPGEPFDIKRFYPEDPKQLPKELEGVNWPPAPQGG; encoded by the coding sequence ATGACCCCCATCACCGGCTACCGCCTCATCACCCCGGAGGACCTTTCATGGCGCCCCTCCAACCAGATGCTCATCCCCAACGCGGACTACCTCGAACGCACCGGAAGCCAGCTCCTCGGCGCACGTCTCTGGCGTTACCCAGCCATGAGTGCCGGCACCTGGCACAAGCACATCTGCGCGGAGGAATTCTACTTCGTTCTCGAAGGCACCGGTCGCATCCGCATCGGTGAAGACACCCTCACCGTCCCTAAATACGGCGCCGTCCTCGTAGGCCCCGAGATGCTGCGGCAGGTTTTCAACGACACCGAAACCGAAACCCTCTGGCTCATCCTCGGTGCACCAGACAACGAATTCGCTCCCGGCGAACCTTTCGACATCAAACGCTTCTATCCAGAAGACCCCAAGCAATTGCCCAAAGAACTCGAAGGCGTGAACTGGCCGCCGGCACCCCAAGGAGGTTAG
- a CDS encoding hybrid sensor histidine kinase/response regulator, giving the protein MKVTQERDASELQRLNEALQESQRRLEEAQRMARIGHWDLDLQTQNVTWSEEIFRIFGISPQRRLKLTDLLEVIHDEDRERCRKHYAEAIAGLRPYDIEYRIVRPDGAIRWVHSRGAMDRDASGRVVKMLGTGQDITDRKQAEEALRDSERRFRQVTESIGEVFWLTDLAKNQMIYVSPAYEKVWGRPCAELYQSPQTWMEAIHPEDRNAVREAALTMQATGAYDVIYRIHRPDGAVRWIHDRAFPIRDEEGRVYRVAGVADDITTQREMELQLRHSQKMEAVGVLAGGIAHDFNNLLAVIQLQTSLLLATKGLPDRVMKGMGDIMDASERAATLTRQLLTFSRREVKKARPLDLGETVESTIRLLRRVLGEDVALETHFEPGVPLIHADPGMMEQVLMNLAINARDAMPSGGLLTVTLEPVQVTPERAALHPGVQPGKHVCLSVRDTGTGIAPEHLPRIFEPFFTTKESGQGTGLGLATVFGIVEQHNGWIEAHSELNRGTLFRVHFPALARESTSSSTQAELPPVRGGTECILMVEDDQALLHVAQLTLEHHGYRVLTAVNAVHALEIWKKERANIELLLTDLILPGGLSGQELADLLKRDKPTLKIIHTSGYNDEVVTRRLRELENSIFLRKPYSARQLAETVRTSLDRIS; this is encoded by the coding sequence ATGAAAGTGACGCAGGAAAGGGATGCCTCTGAACTGCAGCGCCTCAATGAAGCGCTGCAGGAGAGTCAGCGCCGACTGGAGGAGGCCCAGCGCATGGCCCGCATCGGCCACTGGGACTTGGACCTGCAGACCCAAAATGTCACCTGGTCAGAGGAGATTTTCCGCATTTTCGGCATTTCGCCCCAGCGCCGGCTGAAGCTGACGGACCTGCTGGAAGTCATTCACGACGAGGACCGGGAGCGGTGCCGGAAGCACTACGCGGAGGCCATCGCGGGACTGAGGCCCTATGACATCGAGTACCGCATCGTGCGGCCGGATGGCGCGATACGCTGGGTGCACAGCCGTGGCGCCATGGATCGCGATGCCAGTGGCCGGGTGGTGAAGATGCTGGGCACCGGACAGGACATCACCGACCGCAAGCAGGCTGAGGAGGCGCTGCGTGACAGTGAGCGGCGCTTCCGCCAGGTGACGGAGAGCATTGGCGAGGTCTTCTGGCTTACCGACCTGGCGAAGAACCAGATGATCTATGTGAGCCCCGCCTATGAGAAGGTGTGGGGCCGCCCCTGCGCGGAGCTGTACCAGTCTCCACAGACATGGATGGAGGCCATCCACCCGGAGGACCGCAATGCGGTGCGGGAGGCGGCGCTCACCATGCAGGCCACGGGCGCCTATGATGTGATATACCGCATCCACCGGCCGGATGGCGCCGTGCGGTGGATTCATGACCGCGCCTTCCCCATCCGTGATGAAGAAGGTCGCGTGTACCGCGTGGCAGGTGTGGCGGATGACATCACCACGCAGCGGGAAATGGAGCTGCAGCTCCGGCATTCCCAGAAGATGGAGGCCGTGGGTGTGCTGGCCGGTGGCATTGCGCATGACTTCAACAATCTGCTGGCCGTGATCCAGCTCCAGACTTCCCTGCTGCTGGCCACGAAGGGGCTGCCGGACCGCGTGATGAAAGGCATGGGAGACATCATGGATGCCTCCGAGCGCGCGGCCACGCTCACGCGGCAGCTCCTTACCTTCAGCCGTCGCGAGGTGAAGAAGGCGCGACCGCTCGACCTTGGCGAAACGGTGGAGAGTACCATCCGCCTGCTGCGGCGTGTGCTCGGTGAGGATGTGGCGCTGGAGACGCACTTCGAGCCTGGGGTGCCGCTCATCCATGCGGACCCGGGGATGATGGAGCAGGTGCTCATGAATCTGGCCATCAATGCCCGTGATGCCATGCCCTCGGGAGGGCTGCTCACGGTGACCCTGGAGCCAGTGCAGGTGACGCCGGAGCGCGCCGCGCTGCATCCGGGCGTGCAACCGGGCAAGCATGTGTGCCTCTCCGTACGGGACACGGGGACCGGCATCGCTCCGGAGCATCTGCCACGTATCTTCGAGCCATTCTTCACGACGAAGGAGAGCGGTCAGGGCACGGGATTGGGCCTGGCCACGGTGTTTGGCATCGTGGAGCAGCATAACGGCTGGATCGAGGCCCACAGTGAGCTGAATCGCGGCACCCTCTTCCGCGTGCACTTCCCGGCGCTGGCGCGTGAGTCGACCTCCAGCAGCACGCAGGCGGAACTGCCGCCGGTGCGCGGAGGCACGGAGTGCATTCTCATGGTGGAGGATGACCAGGCGCTGCTGCATGTGGCGCAGCTCACCTTGGAGCACCACGGCTACCGCGTGCTCACCGCGGTGAATGCGGTGCATGCGCTGGAAATCTGGAAGAAGGAGCGGGCGAATATCGAGCTCCTGCTCACGGACCTCATTCTGCCCGGCGGGCTCTCTGGACAGGAACTGGCGGACCTGCTGAAGCGGGACAAGCCCACGCTGAAAATCATCCACACCAGCGGGTACAATGATGAGGTGGTCACGCGCCGCCTGCGTGAGCTGGAGAACAGCATCTTCCTCCGCAAGCCCTACTCCGCAAGACAGCTTGCGGAGACGGTGAGGACATCACTGGATAGGATAAGCTGA